Proteins from one Neodiprion fabricii isolate iyNeoFabr1 chromosome 5, iyNeoFabr1.1, whole genome shotgun sequence genomic window:
- the LOC124183070 gene encoding solute carrier family 41 member 1-like encodes MVAFPDPEDRPKLLSITDLASQNQKSNKSPADAHPDPAPKQENHAKINNDHSFTVGDNKADLTLDVGKFSKNDYIEISNLNADEVTAKKIAASLKLPFGAYSEKNGLPPPSPGGGSLSSSSSIVTITSITNSDPDPDFPVGSPGSGDKRKIVKAEKWYTTTVQISVPFFIAGIGTIGAGLVLSNVQNWPVFVAVSELFILVPALLGLKGNLDMCLASRLSTQANIGNMTSFREIMKMIIGNVVLVQIQASVAAILVSIFALSVGAVMQGQFVWNHALLLTTSSICTATSSCFVLDFVMIAVIMVSHRCKMNPDNLATPLAASIGDVVSITVLATVASALFKILDNQIWILYLILGGYICLLPLWICIVLKNKYTRNVLKTGWTPVLSALFISGLGGLVLDQAVDVFDGFVIFQPIINGIGGNLVSVQASRISTLLHQTSIMGILPPHAKIFVSPWAALFKGVPYAKTARILMGMAIPGQLVFIFTADYIQWGYSTLQIYFILSYLTAALLQIMLLLYIAHIIIHAMWRYKIDPDNSAIPYLTSLGDLTGSLLLAGAFKMLQSIGYEYGDY; translated from the exons atgGTTGCTTTCCCGGATCCGGAGGACAGACCAAAACTGTTGAGCATTACAGATTTGGCCAGTCAAAACCAGAAATCGAACAAGAGCCCGGCTGACGCTCATCCCGACCCAGCACCCAAACAGGAAAATCACGCGAAGATAAACAACGATCACTCGTTTACCGTCGGTGACAATAAAGCTGATCTCACCCTCGACGTCGGTAAATTCTCCAAAAATGACTACATCGAAATCTCGAATCTTAACGCTGACGAAGTCACTGCCAAAAAAATAGCAG CATCACTGAAGCTCCCCTTTGGAGCTTATTCCGAAAAGAATGGTCTGCCACCTCCGAGTCCAGGAGGCGGATCGCTGTCCAGCAGCAGTTCCATCGTCACGATCACCTCGATCACAAACTCCGACCCAGATCCTGACTTTCCCGTTGGATCGCCAGGCTCTGGAGATAAGCGGAAAATTGTCAAGGCCGAAAAGTGGTACACGACAACGGTACAGATTTCCGTACCGTTTTTCATCGCTGGAATTGGCACCATCGGGGCTGGATTGGTTCTGTCGAATGTGCAG AATTGGCCGGTGTTCGTGGCCGTCAGTGAGCTCTTCATCCTTGTACCAGCTCTACTGGGTCTCAAAGGAAATCTCGACATGTGTTTAGCCTCACGACTGAGCACACAGGCAAATATCGGCAACATGACAAGCTTCCGAGAGATCATGAAGATGATAATTGGCAACGTGGTTCTCGTTCAAATTCAGGCTTCAGTAGCGGCTATTCTTGTATCTATTTTCGCCCTCTCCGTGGGGGCGGTGATGCAGGGACAGTTCGTTTGGAACCACGCTCTTCTGTTGACCACTTCTAGCATTTGTACTGCGACCAGCTCATGCTTTGTCTTAG ATTTCGTAATGATCGCTGTAATTATGGTATCGCATCGGTGTAAAATGAACCCCGACAATCTTGCTACACCGCTCGCTGCATCCATTGGTGACGTAGTCTCCATCACCGTTTTAGCGACTGTTGCATCCGCACTCTTTAAAATACTGGATAATCAGATATGGATTCTCTACCTCATCCTGGGTGGTTATATTTGCCTTTTGCCTCTATGGATATGCATAGttctgaaaaacaaatataccAGAAACGTTCTGAAAACGGGTTGGACGCCGGTTTTGTCAGCGTTGTTCATTAGCGG GCTTGGCGGATTAGTCCTTGACCAAGCGGTCGACGTCTTCGACGGCTTCGTCATATTTCAACCAATAATAAACGGAATTGGTGGCAATCTAGTCTCGGTGCAGGCATCCAGAATCTCAACACTATTGCACCAAACCTCAATCATGGGAATTTTGCCACCCCACGCAAAGATCTTCGTTTCTCCGTGGGCAGCGCTTTTCAAAGGAG TACCTTACGCCAAAACAGCACGAATTCTGATGGGTATGGCAATACCTGGTCAACTGGTCTTCATCTTCACTGCAGACTACATTCAATGGGGCTACTCGACGCTGCAGATCTATTTCATACTATCCTACTTGACTGCCGCGTTATTGCAG ATAATGCTCTTGCTCTATATCGCTCACATAATCATCCACGCGATGTGGCGGTACAAAATTGACCCGGACAATTCTGCAATCCCGTACTTGACATCGCTCGGTGATCTTACCGGATCGTTGTTGCTGGCTGGTGCTTTCAAGATGCTGCAGTCTATCGGGTACGAATACGGTGACTATTGA